The DNA segment ACCGCTCCGGCTTCTGGGGCGGTTTTCGTACCAGAGAGTTGTCCGCTTGTGCTTATCGAGGTATACTAGCTAACATGAGAATTACGGTATTAGCACGATGCGCACTTGTCGTGGCAGGAACATTTTTGGTAGCGAGTGCACCCCAGGCAGTCCATGCGGCGGATCAGGTAGAGAGTATCACCCTGTCTCCAACCAGTAAGAAGTATACGTTTGATCCCGGATCAACAAAGGAAGATTCGTTTACTATCCTCAACGATGGTGAAGTGGCATACGACTTCTTAGTCTACGCAGAGCCATACTCACTTGATCCCGTAACAAGCCAACCTATCTATCAGGGGAGTAAGGCAGCAAACGCCGATGCCAATACGTGGGTGTCCTTCGCGCAGACTAGGTGGCACATTGATCCACATCAGTCCGTACGGGTGCCGTATACAATTCGCGTCAAAGACACCGCTTCGCCCGGTGGACACTACGGGGTGATATTTGCAGAGACGCAGCCGCAATCGTCCGATACTCAGGGTGTGTCGCTTGGACGAAAGAAGCGCGTAGGGATGATCATCTATAGTACGGTTACAGGTGATCTAAAACCGGCGGGTGCAGTTAAGCAGATTCAGATCGACGGGTATCAGTCTCAGACGCCGCTTGAAGCATCGGTCCATATCGAGAACACAGGTAATACGGATTTTTTCCCCACCGTTAGCTACCGAGTGGAAGATGTCTTCGGCAATACAAAATACCAAACGACAAGCTCGGACCATATCGTGCTGCCCGGTATCACTCGGACGATTCCTATGAGTTGGGATCAGGCATCGTGGTTGGGGTTCTATAAAGTCACGGTCAGTACAACGGTGTTGGGCAATACCACAACCCAGTCTTCGTACGTATTTGTCGCACCGCAGTGGTTTATTCTCCTTGTGGTAGTCTTGATAGCAACGGGTGTCGTTTATGCGATACGTAGTCACCAGACACGCCGTCGTTAGGCGCGTTGCCGTTGCTGCAGTGGTCACCATGACCCTAGTTTTGGGGGCCGCCCCTAGCTATGCTCTCACGTCAAATAGTGGCACAACCATCAATGTTGGTATTTGTGGTACCTCTGGAAGCACGCAATTGGCTATTAGTTCTCCAGTGGCAAATTCGACTGTGTCCTCGGTCCCTGTGACGATACAAGGAGTGGTCAACCGGATATCGCAAATTTCTGTCTACCGTGATGGTCAGTATGATGGCGTCATACCGCTTAACACTGGTGCAACTACGTTTAGTTACATTGCGACTATGACGGCCGGTAGTCACGTGTTTCGATTTGAGGGTGTCGATATTTGTCAGCAGACAACACCTGTTGCTGAGATAACGATTACCTATGATCAAGCTGTTATTATCACGCACCCATCAACTCCCGGGACAGCATCGAACCCTGGTACTACGACACCAGTGACTGGGCCGGGTATCACTGAGTTTTTAGAAGGCCTTCCGCCGATAAAAATTATTTCCGATGGGTTCTATAAGCTGCTGGTGTGGTTGGATTTTGCATCACCGACCTCCTTTAGCTCTGTACCACGGATGGCCCAGCGCTTTACAGGAATGACTGTTGGACTCGCACTACTATTTTTGGCGCGCCCGCTCCTCGATGGTTATCGCTATGTTCGTTACGTAAAACTTGGTTGGCGCGCCCGTCCATTGCCGCTAGTCCTCCGTAGCCATCCCCTGGTTCTCCTGCGTATCTCCGGACTTATCATTATCACTATCGTCATTCTATTTCTCGCATAAGTTTGTCTCTGATATACTGAGAAAAGCATGAGGGTATCTGTGAGGAACGTAGGTGTGCTGCTACTTGCCATTATGATAGGCGGTAGTTTTGTTAGCACAGTGAGAGCTGATCGATATAGCTCGTCTCATTATGTGATTGATGCCAGTGTCGTCGGCAATAGTTTCGGTGGTTCACAGAGCTCCACAAGTTACAAACTAACGAGTAGCGGCGGTGAGAGTATTGTCGGCAATGGACAGGGTGGCAGTTATAAGGTAGGAATGGGATACGTGGCGCAGTTAGATAAGAGTTTGACCCTGAGCTTGCAGCCAAGTGGTTTGAAGGCGTATTACCCACTCGAAGAAAATAGCGGTACGTTCACCAGAGATAGCAGTATAAACACTAGTAATGCCGATCTTCAAACCGGAACAACGTGGACGACGGGAAAGATAGGAAATGCGGTAAACACCAATGCTAGCTCGTATGTGCAGGTACCCGATAGTACTAACCTCACGTTTAGTCAGAACATGACAGTCTCGCTCTGGGCAAATCAGGCATCAGCATCAACGGACAAGGCACTAATTGCTCATTGGAATCAAGCAGTGAGTAGTTCATGGGCGCTGCAGACCGGAACAAGTGCAAGTGTTCTGCGCGTTTTTATCGCGAACAGCCAGGGCGATACGGGCGGAAACTGTGTCGATACAGACGGAGCCTGGTCGGCTGGTTCATGGCATCATGTTGCGCTTGTCTATGATGGTACGCAAAGTACCGCGCTCGACCGAGCAAAGGTATACATTGATGGTGTTGTCCGCCCAATGTCTGTCTGCTTAGGAACGATACCAAGTTCACTGCAAGACAGCTCATCGTATCTAACGATTGGCGCAATGCGCGGCCTTGGTAGGTATTTTAATGGTTCGCTTGATGAGGTGAAAATGTTTAATCGATCGCTCTCGGCCGATGAGGTCAAAGCTGAGTATGATGCGCAGGCGGCGGGCGTCTCGAGTGGTGTCACTTTGGGCACAATTACACCGGGCGTATCAAACAATGTGCTTGCTGACGCAGTGGTCGAAACTGATGCTAGCAGCTATACGCTTGCGATTAACCAAAACAATGATCTGACGAGTGGTTCCTATACAATCCCTGCTATTTCCAGTGGTACGATTGCTTCACCGGTTGCCTGGAACGAGGGGACAACTAAGGGTCTCGGATTTAGTCTTACGGCGACGAATGCTACTGCTATACCGGGATCATGGGGCAGTGGTGCAAATTATGCAGCGTTTCCCGGTACCGCCACCACTTTTTATACACGTACCGGCATGCCGACCGCAAAAGATTATGTTACTCTCAAAATTCGAGCAGATGTATCGACGACGCAGGTGAGTACAATCACGCCGTATAGCAATATCGTGACAGTGACAGGTACAATCACTCCATGAAATGTCGATTAGTTTTGGCGAGCGTCGTCGGTGTGTTGATCGGAGTCAGTGGGGGTACTCATTCGGTGCAGGCTGTATCGCTTAAGGTCACGCCGCTTGAGTATCGAACAACACTCCGCACGGGCGAGAAGAAAAAAGGATTTGTCGATATCGCCAACCCCGATACGGTCGCAGTAACGGTCACATTCACTGTCCAGGCATTTCGGCAAACTGATAATAATGGATCATTGCAGTTTTATGACGACCCGCATATCGCAAAAGGCATTCAGCTTGACCTTGATAGTGTTAGGTTGGGACCTCGAGAAGTAATCCATCTGGCATTTTTGCTGGATGGATCAGTATTGCCAGCGGGTGACACTTATGCAGCGATCTTTGCGGCATCGACACCGTCATCGAACGGAATGGCGCAGGCAGCGCGAGTTGGGACGTTGCTTTCAATTCAAAACGGCACACCCGCAGGTCACGAGGCAAAGGTTTCAGCACTTGCTGCCTCCTTCTTCCAGGTTGGCTCGGAACTTACTGCCACTATCGATGTTATGAATCAAGCCGATCCGGCAAAGTATACTGGGTATTATCCAAAGATAGTCGTTGGCTCTGTTCCTTACGGACAAAAAACAGTCGAGGGTCCGCTCGTTTTTGCTGGCAGAACTCGCACGATTGATTATCGCCAGCCAGGGAACTATTTTGGATTTTTGTTGATTGAAGCCTCGGCTGAAGGCGGTAGTAAGTCACAGGTGGTGTTTGCGATAACTGGCTACTGGCGTTGGCTCATGCCGATTATCGCTGTTGCATTGATTGTGATAGCGCTCTATGTATATAACCAACGAAAAAAACACCGGTATCGTACTCACAAAAAAGTGACCAAAATCCCTGTTAAATAGTTGTCATAAGCAGTATACTATACTATAGCCGTATTAAACGGAGATAGTAATTGAGGTTCACTAAAAGACAAATTCAAGCGGTGTTATTCTTCGCAATACCAGTAATCATGGCATTCCTGGTCAATTTTGCGTTCCCGGCCTCTGTTCACGCCCTCACCACCATCCCCTACAAGCTAAACTTCCAAGGCCGCCTGACCGATGCTTCTGGTAACCCTATGGCTGCTGGTACCTACAACATGAAATTCCGTATCTATGATGCCAGTAGTGGGGGAACCCTAAAGTGGAGTGAGCAACGTGCCAATAGCGCTAGTACTGGTGTTACTGTCACCACTGGCGGTCTGTTCAGTGTCCAGCTCGGTGATGTATCGAGTCTGCCTGCTAATATCTTTAGTACCACCGACACTGCTACCCTGTACTTTGAGATAGAGCTCCCAACCCCCGCTACAGCTACCTGTACTGGTGCATCTTGTGAATCCTACACTGAAGGACCTATGACCCCCAGAAACAAACTAGCCTCCAGCGCCTACAGCTTCAACTCCGACCTACTGGATGGGTTGGATTCGAGTGCTTTTGCGCAGGTAGGGGCAACACCAGCTTTACCGGTACACTTGGCGTAAATCTGTCGAGTAGCACGGCATTTACTGTTGGCGCAAGTGGTACCAATGTGCTGACGGCCGACACCACGAATGCGCTGGTCAAGATAGGTACTGCAGATAGCACTAGTCAGGTGCTGGTGCTCGACACCAACACTGCAGATCCTGGAGCGGGCGCGACGTCGACCAACGGTGCGATGTACTACAATTCCACATCGGGCAAGTTTCGCTGCTACCAGGGTGCATGGACGGATTGTATTACTGCTGCTGGCGGCGCGACGCTGCAGACGGCCTACACCGCCTCGACTGGTGGCACAACACCGGAGATCAAGGCTGATGCCACACGGGCCGGGTTCGATATTCAAGATGCCGATACCACCATTGCTGGTACGTTATTTGCCGTGCGGGGGAGTAATGCCGGTGGGCTCGGTACAGCGCTCTTTGATGTTAGCAGCACTGGTGCAGCGCAATTTACTGTGCCATCGGCGTCGGCAACGGCTTTCACGCTACAAACTGCCGCCAGCACAAAGCTATTTGTCGCTGATAGTACAAGCGCGCGGATATACATAGGCGGGTCAGCGGTGACAACCAATCCAATTACCCTTGTACTCAGCAACGCCTCGTCGGCATCCGACCCGACTGGGGTTGCTGGTTCGATGTACTATAGCACCGCGAAAGATGCCTTTCGCTGCTATGAAGCTGGCATATGGCGTAATTGTATCGGCAATACTGACTCTACATCGGGTTATCGCTATGCCAATGACCTGCTGGGGTCATTTACGACAACGGGTGATGTTTTCGCCAGCTCGACTGGCACCGGTGCTGCCACAGCGACGAGTAACGCAACCATTGCCACAAACCGCCCTGGTACATTTCGTTCGACGACTGGTACGACGACGACCGGACGAGCGGCATTCGGCTCGACAACAAATGCATTAGCATTAGGTGGGGGGCTCACACTGTACGAAACAGCCGTCAACGTCACGACACTTTCTGGTGCGACGAATCGCTATAGCATGGTAGTCGGCTTCTATGATTCGACCACGGCTAACCAAGTCGATGCTGTCAGTTTTGTCTATGATGAAGGTGGTGTATCGACTGGTTCGACGGCGAGCGCAAACTGGCAAGTCGTCACGTCTTCGAACAGCACTCGGACGTGGACCACCACCACCACGGCAGTCGGTGCAGGTACATGGGTTAAACTTGGCATCATTGTCAATGCAGCTGGTACCAGTGTCGGGTTCTATATCAATGGCACACTAGTGGCGACTCATACGGCCAATATCCCGACCGGTACTGCTCGAGCGCTTGGTTTTGGTTCACAAATACTCAAATCGGTCGGTACGACGGCTCGGACAGTCGACATCGACTACTTGCAAGCCGAGATGGAATTCACGACGCCGCGGTAATCGGGTATACTAATAATATGAAAGTAGACATGACATCAATGGGTGGTAGGGCGCGCAACGATGAAGATCGTGCAATTTCTACGTTACGCAGGCGGCCTGTTCTACGACGAGACATGCTTAGGATGACACGATTCTCGGTATTTGGTGCGGTGATCTTTATTAGTGTCCTAATTTTTGCTGTATCGTTATATGTCCTCAATGGTCGTGATACATTGATTGATCCCTCGAAATATCAAGTGGTCTACCTTATAAACGGACAGGCATATTTTGGTAAGTTACAGAATGTTCACGGTGAGTACTTGGTTATCAATAGCCCGTATACCGCACAAACAGCTCCGCAGCAGGCCAGTGACAAAGAGGCGGAGCAAGCTACGACACTTTTGCGTGTACGTGATCAGGTGTACGGCCCAGAAGACGCCATGTCCATAAAGTCGAGTCAGGTTGTGTTTTGGCAAAATCTTCGCGATGATAGCAAAGTGACACAGGCGCTCAAGAGTAAACAGTAGTACGTTCATACCATCTTTGGTAGTTATACCCAGTATTTGAATACTGCATCGTTTGACGTTTCAAACCACAAGCACTATAGTATACCATGAGCCATACTCTCATTTCCTTTGAGTGGTGTGGAGAAAATAAATAATAAACGGGAAGAAAAATAATAAACACGACTAAAAAATCGTTGTTGTTATTGTTCGCGCTACCATTTATCTCCGGATTTGTAGCGCTGTTTTGCGTATCTAATAATATTCACGCCCTCACCACCATCCCCTACAAGCTAAACTTCCAAGGCCGCCTGACCGATGCTTCTGGTAACCCTATGGCTGCTGGTACCTACAACATGAAATTCCGTATCTATGATGCCAGTAGTGGGGGAACCCTAAAGTGGAGTGAGCAACGTGCCAATAGCGCTAGTACTGGTGTTACTGTCACCACTGGCGGTCTGTTCAGTGTCCAGCTCGGTGATGTATCGAGTCTGCCTGCTAATATCTTTAGTACCACCGACACTGCTACCCTGTACTTTGAGATAGAGCTCCCAACCCCCGCTACAGCTACCTGTACTGGTGCATCTTGTGAATCCTACACTGAAGGACCTATGACCCCCAGAAACAAACTAGCCTCCAGCGCCTACAGCTTCAACTCCGACCTACTGGATGGGTTGGATTCGAGTGCTTTTGCGCAGGTAGGGGCAAGTAACACCTGGACGTCTACCAACTTAATCAAGGTTGATAGCGCAACAGCTTTTCAGGTTCAAAATGCAGCTGGCTCAACGACGGTTATGAGGGTTGACACGACTGCAAATCGGCTCATGGTTGGCACGCTTGGCACAAGTACTGGCCAACTCTATGTCAGCGGCAGACTACCAACTGCTTCACTTGGTTCAGTGGCCGTGGGTACGGCGACCCGATCAGTCGCTGTGCAAGGCCGTTATGCTTATACTACAAACTCGACGTCTGGTGCCCTTAAAGTCTTTGATGTAAGTAACCCAGCAAGCCCAGTCAGTGTTGGCACCATCTCGAGTACTAACGCCTATTTCGTGGCGGTGCAAGGTCGCTACGCCTACGTGACAAGTGCAGTTGGTAACACATTAAGCATATATGACGTTAGTAACCCAGCAAGCCCAACGAGTATGGGGTCAGCATCAGTCGCTGGCGCATATTCGGTGTATGTGCAAGGTCGCTACGCCTACGTCGGTAGTAACAGCGGCACATTTACCATTGTCGATGTCGGTAATCCGTCCGCACCAATCGTTGCAGGTTCGCTTAGTATCGGTGCAGGCGCATTGCAGTCAGTCTATATTCAGGGTGTGTATGCCTATATTGTTGATAATACTAACTCAACACTAAACATTGTGAATATTAGTAACCCCGCCAGCCTGAGCGTAATAGGCTCACTAGTAATCGGGACGAATATAAAAGCAGTTTCGGTTCAGGGTCGCTATGCCTATATTATTGACAATGGCGGTAGCGCACTCAATGTGATTGACGTGAAGAATCCTGCTTCGCCAACCAGCGTCGGCTCAGTTGCGACTGGGTCTTCACCCCAGTCTCTCAGTGTGCAAGGCCGCTACGTATACGTCACAAACGGAACCGGTAACACTCTCGGTATTTATGATGTATCGACGCCGACCGCTCCTGCTAGTGTTGGAACTGTTGGTACCGGTAACTTGCCAATCGCCGTGAGCGTTGTTGGTCGCTACGCCTACGTCATTAATTACACGTCCAATACACTCACAACCTATGACGTCGGTGGTGCCTACGTTCAGCAACTCGAGGCCGGAGGGGCAGAGCTCGGTACGTTGTCTGTCAATGGCAACACGCAGTTGGTGGGTGACGCAATCATTAATGGCGGGCTGAGTGTTGGGTCGGCAGCGCAGATAAGCGGCGCACTGACAGTTGGGCAAAGTGTGCAGTTTAATGGTGACTTCGGTGTAGGTGGGCGAGTGAATTTGCAGAATGTGATCAATTCGACGACGGCCGTGCAGATCAACAATGCCGCTGGAGTAAATTTATTTACGGCTGACACGACTAACTTTACGGTGCAGATAGGACTACTCGGAACCGATAGTAATGCCGCACTCTTCGTACTCGATTCATACAATCAAGCAACTGACCCAACTGGTTTCAACGGGGCCATGTACTACAACACTAGCCTTAACAAGTTTCGCTGCTACCAGAATGGAGCATGGGCAGACTGTATTGGGAGTGGCTCGGGCGCTAGCCTCAGCGCCAATAATACGTGGACAGGAACCAATCTTTTCAAGACGACTAGCGCAAGTGCTCTCCAAATTCAAAATGCGAGCAGTGCCACTCTTCTGACGGCCGATACAAGCGCAAATCAAGTGGTGATTGGCAGTACGAGCGACGGTATCACACTTGGCGCGAGCGGACTCCTCTATGTAGGTACTGGTCGACCGAGCGCTCAAATTACACTTTCGGCAGAGTACCCAGGAGCAACGTTCACTGGCGACGGAACTAGCAATAACGGCTCACTTAGCAGCGATTTTTGTTCTGGCTCCTCACGACTCAATATCAACACGGGCGTCTGTGCCGCCACAGAGACACATAATTACTATGCTTGGACAACCACCCAAGCGAGTGCACAGGACTACGATGTGTATGCTCGCTACCAGCTACCCAGCGATTACGACACGGGCAGCCTGACAAATCTTAAGATCTGGGGCTGGGGGACATCAACCACGACCGATCAAGTGACAGTGGCAATGTATGTCGACAGTAGTGGTACGGCGTGCAGTACCAGCGGCAATGCAGTGTCAAGTAATGCAACTTGGGTACAAGTGACAGTTGCATCGCCGCTCGGTGCATGTACGCCGGTTGCGGGTGATATGGTGACATTTAAGGTGCGTGTGGTTGCTGGACAGAATAACTATGCACGTGCGGGAGAAATAAATTTTAGTTATAAGAGGAAATCCTAGATTATGGTGGCACGTGGATTAAAATTTGGAGTCCTATTAATGACTGTTACACTGATTTTTTCACTAGTGGTCTCTCGATTTGCGGGTGCGGCTATAAGTTATCGGGCAGCTGGTCTTGGCAATAATGCGGGCGGTGCTACCACACTAAATGTCAGCAAACCTAGCGGTGCGCAAGATGGTGATATTTTGATAGCAGTTATCTCGGTTCGTGGTGGAACAAGTACAACAATCACACCTCCGGCAGGTTGGACGCTAATTAATAGTAATGATAGTACAACGATTTTAAAAAGCTCAGTTTTTTGGAAACAGTCTTCAGCATCTGACGATAGTATATATACGTTTAGTTTTAATTCGTCACAGAAAGCATCAGGGGTCATATCGGGTTATAGTGGTGTGGATACGGTGTCGTCACCAGTAAATGCACAAAACAGTCAGGTGAATGCCTCATCAACCTCTATGACGGCTCCAGATGTTACGACTACAGTTACTAATACGATGGTTATTGCCGCTTACAGTACGGCAACGGGCACCACTATGACTGCCGGAAGTAGTATGTCGTTGCGTGGCCAAGACGCGAGTACTGGCGGATCTGCGGCGACGCGTACAACATCTGGCTTGCAAGATATCATCCAGCCCACCACCGGCTCTACGGGTACAAAAACCATGACCACTGGCACGGCAGCAGTAAATATTGGTCATACGATTGCGCTTAAGCCAGCGGCGAGCGTGTCTCAGGTGGGCTATAGGTTTTTTGACAACACAGATAGTACTTCTGTTACAACTGCCATAGCTGCGAAGGATACTGCGGCCTCAGTGAGCTCGGGAGTACCATTTCGCTTAAGGATAAACTTGGGCGTATCATCGTCCGAAGGCTCGGCACTAGCGGGTCTGACGTACAAGTTACAATACGCGCTGCGGGGCGCCGATAATTCCTGTGATACATCATTTACCAGTGAGAGTTATGCTGACGTCTTGACGTCTGCAACGCCAGTAAGGTTCTACAACAATGTGACACCATCTAACGGTGCAGCCTATTTGACTAATGCCAGCGACCCGACACGCTCTGGTGTCACGGCGGTTGGTCAAACCTATAACGAAGATAATCCCATATCAGTCACAACATCAACTCCAGCTGGTCAAGACATGTTGTGGGATATAGCGCTGATGACTAGTGGCGTTAGCGCAGGTGAGCACTATTGTTTACGTGTTGTGAAAGAGAGTACGGGCGCTACTTTGAACGGAGGCTATAGTGTTATACCAGAGGTAGCCATAGTCGCCGCAACGGTCACACAAGCTAACTATCGTTGGTATAGTAATGCTGACTCTACAACGCCGGGGAGCGTTCTTGCTGCACAAGACACTGCTGCTTATAGTGTTGCGGCAGGTACACCTATTCGGCTTCGTCAGCGTTTGGCGGTAGATACAGCCAGCCTGGGGATAAACCAAGATTTTAAGTTACAGTACGCTGAACGTTCAGGTATCTGTGATACCTCGTTTAGCGGGGAGATGTTTTATGATGTGAATAATCCCGGAGGAGAAAACCAGTCTGTCACAGCGAATTCTACCATAGTTTCTGAGAATACATCGTACGGGACGTTTAGCTG comes from the Candidatus Saccharimonas aalborgensis genome and includes:
- a CDS encoding LamG domain-containing protein, with the protein product MRVSVRNVGVLLLAIMIGGSFVSTVRADRYSSSHYVIDASVVGNSFGGSQSSTSYKLTSSGGESIVGNGQGGSYKVGMGYVAQLDKSLTLSLQPSGLKAYYPLEENSGTFTRDSSINTSNADLQTGTTWTTGKIGNAVNTNASSYVQVPDSTNLTFSQNMTVSLWANQASASTDKALIAHWNQAVSSSWALQTGTSASVLRVFIANSQGDTGGNCVDTDGAWSAGSWHHVALVYDGTQSTALDRAKVYIDGVVRPMSVCLGTIPSSLQDSSSYLTIGAMRGLGRYFNGSLDEVKMFNRSLSADEVKAEYDAQAAGVSSGVTLGTITPGVSNNVLADAVVETDASSYTLAINQNNDLTSGSYTIPAISSGTIASPVAWNEGTTKGLGFSLTATNATAIPGSWGSGANYAAFPGTATTFYTRTGMPTAKDYVTLKIRADVSTTQVSTITPYSNIVTVTGTITP
- a CDS encoding LVIVD repeat-containing protein; the encoded protein is MLLFALPFISGFVALFCVSNNIHALTTIPYKLNFQGRLTDASGNPMAAGTYNMKFRIYDASSGGTLKWSEQRANSASTGVTVTTGGLFSVQLGDVSSLPANIFSTTDTATLYFEIELPTPATATCTGASCESYTEGPMTPRNKLASSAYSFNSDLLDGLDSSAFAQVGASNTWTSTNLIKVDSATAFQVQNAAGSTTVMRVDTTANRLMVGTLGTSTGQLYVSGRLPTASLGSVAVGTATRSVAVQGRYAYTTNSTSGALKVFDVSNPASPVSVGTISSTNAYFVAVQGRYAYVTSAVGNTLSIYDVSNPASPTSMGSASVAGAYSVYVQGRYAYVGSNSGTFTIVDVGNPSAPIVAGSLSIGAGALQSVYIQGVYAYIVDNTNSTLNIVNISNPASLSVIGSLVIGTNIKAVSVQGRYAYIIDNGGSALNVIDVKNPASPTSVGSVATGSSPQSLSVQGRYVYVTNGTGNTLGIYDVSTPTAPASVGTVGTGNLPIAVSVVGRYAYVINYTSNTLTTYDVGGAYVQQLEAGGAELGTLSVNGNTQLVGDAIINGGLSVGSAAQISGALTVGQSVQFNGDFGVGGRVNLQNVINSTTAVQINNAAGVNLFTADTTNFTVQIGLLGTDSNAALFVLDSYNQATDPTGFNGAMYYNTSLNKFRCYQNGAWADCIGSGSGASLSANNTWTGTNLFKTTSASALQIQNASSATLLTADTSANQVVIGSTSDGITLGASGLLYVGTGRPSAQITLSAEYPGATFTGDGTSNNGSLSSDFCSGSSRLNINTGVCAATETHNYYAWTTTQASAQDYDVYARYQLPSDYDTGSLTNLKIWGWGTSTTTDQVTVAMYVDSSGTACSTSGNAVSSNATWVQVTVASPLGACTPVAGDMVTFKVRVVAGQNNYARAGEINFSYKRKS